acaaacttgTCGAACAAAATACtttgttgattttattatacattcatGTTTTGAAATTTGCAGCTACATCAATCAGGGAACGATAAAGGCCCCGACGCTCAATCCGAAGCTCTGCGACAAATGTTCACCCAACACATGGTATGACCcgaaaaattttatttgaataatacacTATTTGTTTCTAGGAACTGAACTTTGGTAAAATAACGAGTGTCCaataataaccaaaaaatatttacaggcTGCCATGCGTGGAGCAGAAGGTCCAATGGGTTTAACAGGACCACCTGGCCCTGAAGGCGAAGTTGGGCCCGAGGGATCAAAAGGAGAACAGGGAGACCAGGGAGAACCGGTAAGTGTAGACGACATCACATTctagaaaatacatttacttcGTTAATATAgttgttaataaatgttttgtatttatgtagGGTCCTCCAGGCCCAAGAGGAATACAAGGGCCACCAGGCAGATTAGGACGCAGAGGACATGCAGGGAGAGATGGAGAACGAGGGTCAACCGGTGCCGCTGGACCAAAAGGAGAGCAAGGCTATCCCGGTTTAATGGGAATACCTGGTGACAAAGGTGAAAGAGGAAGCCCAGGTCTTCAGGGTGAGCCGGGAGCGCCTGGACAAGATGGACCGCCCGGTGACGATGGCCCAAGCGGACCACCAGGAATTCCCGGGGAACTGGTAATTTTAACTATATAAGTTATTCGAATAGAttcgtaataaacaaataatacggattaaaaacgatttttgtttgttctttAGGGTCCTAGAGGTTTTATGGGGCCACGAGGTTTCCCAGGACTTATTGGTTATCCCGGAATACCGGGACTTGAAGGACCACAGGGAGCAAAAGGTGCATCTGGTCAACCGGGAGTACCGGGCCCACCGGGACAGCCTGGAAGTATGGGCTCTCCTGGATCGACAGGACCACAAGGGCCTATAGGAGCGCCGGGAATACAGGTAGAACATAATTTAGTAGAAgccttatttttgttttgagtaTTTTAGTGCTATACTCAGGCTGCTACAAACATGTGAACTACGTGATATttaaaagaatcataggaatgtgacaaaaTGTGTAAGTTCGAGCTATAGACTCCGATagaatgacatgacttagttcgcacgtttaaaAAGGCCCGAGTATAGTCTATACTTtacaatggaaataaaaaaataaacctgaAAATAGATGGTATTAGTTGTAGATAGAGAAGAAACGATTTATTAAATACGCTGTCCTTTTCTCAGGGTCCTCAAGGAAAACCAGGAATATCAGGACTACCCGGGCCGGAGGGTTCCCCAGGAACACCCGGCAATCCTGGTCAACAGGGCTCACCGGGAGACGTTGGCCCGCAAGGCCCGCAGGTAACTATTTATTGACCAACATTTgatcaatatttacatttcgTATATCATTTCtgtaaagttattaaatgttatttttatactacgAAATGTCTCTATTGCAGGGCATGTTAGGGTTTCCTGGAAGCAGAGGTTTGAAGGGAGACGAAGGACCTAGAGGACTCCCTGGCGACAAAGGCGATAAAGGAATAAgaggtacatatatttttacacaataggTTATCTATCCTAAAATATGTAGTTCATgtaattttcttgtattttaacTAACACTTAATTTTTAACACAGGCATCGAAGGAGAAAAAGGTGAAATGGGACCAAAAGGCGAAAGAGGACTATCGGGAGAGCCAGGACCACCCGGAATAGAAGGGCCTGAAGGACCAAAGGTAAAACATGAAACACTTTGTTAGAAACAACCATTGATATAATTATACTGCTATGTGAATATTAATGGTATCTTCTTTTTTAAGGGAGTGGAAGGGCCTAGAGGAGAAACTGGTCCTGGAGGTCCAGCTGGTGAAAAGGGGGCTACTGGACCCCAAGGACCGCAGGGGTACCCAGGCAGTCAAGGTGATAAGGGCGACAAAGGTGCCTCTGGCAGACGTGGACGGCGAGGCGCAAAGGGCACAATGGTAAAGATAATTCAGTTGCTATTGAACATTTGAATAAACCTATatgagttttaaattaatttatgtaacagGGCAGAGTATATTCTTgcatatacctaaataaaaatcttttaattttatagggGTTAGCTGGTTCAGCTGGAGATAGAGGTGAAACAGGACCGAGGGTAAGCATTaccaaaaattcaaatatattattaatacttatcAAACTTATTGACAAAAAGTAcattataatttctattaatCATTCAGGGATACAGAGGACCTCGTGGTCGTCGTGGTTCAGATGGTCCACCAGGACCCAAAGGTGATACAGGTCAGCCCGGACCACCAGGGTCTGTAGGAGAAAGGGGGCCACAAGGCTTGGAAGGTGTCCGTGGATTCCCAGGCGCTATGGGACCTCCAGGATCTGATGGAAAACCAGGACTGCCAGGCCCTCCTGGCGAACGAGGACCTACCGTAAGACATACTGATGACTTATTTAATTGTGAATGAGAAACTTTTAAGTGAGACAAATAGTATAAGAAATTACCTATATaccagactagctgacccgcgcaacttcgcttgcgacacataagagagaatgggtcataattttctccgctttcgttacatttttcgttgcttctccgctcctaatggccgtagcgtgatgttatatagcctaaagccttccacgataaatggtcttttcaacaaaataatattttttcaattcgaaccagcagttcctgagattagcgcgttcaaacaaacaaactattcagttttataatattggtatagataatTGGATAATACcgattttgttttaagaaataataatcatgaTATATTGTCCCATTCTTTATTATTCAGGGAGGACCTGGGACGCCTGGACAAGTCGGGCCATCGGGCCAAATGGGACCTCAAGGTGCAACTGGCGAGCCTGGTCCGCCTGGGCCGCCAGGAGCGTCTGGAATACCTGGGACCCCAGGCGAAGTCGGCACACCGGGAGAGGTCGGGAAAGAAGGCCCACCAGGACCACCAGGCCCTGAGGGAAAACCAGGGCCCGTGGGATCTGCAGGCCCTCCAGGTCATAATGGAGAACCTGGGCTACCAGGACCAGCTGTAAGTTATCCTCGAAATTtcacttaaatatatttttattgatgccTTCAAGGGGTAGTTCTTCCTTTCGTCAATTACGGCACAtatctaataatatatgaaatcaATAGATTGGAGGTTAAACTAAGATAATATTCCTTGACAGGGAATACCTGGATCTAAAGGAGACATGGGTCCACCTGGACCGGCTGGTATAAGAGGAGACAAAGGTGAACAAGGCGAATCAGGCAACGAAGGACCACAAGGGCCACAAGGTCGGGAAGGTCCTCGAGGAGGTCCAGGACCTGGAGGTCAGAAGGGTGAAATTGGTGAACCGGGGCCAGTAGGTAAGCAACGTATTAAGGACTTATTAGTTCGGaataaaaaagcattaattAACATCATCGAGTAACTAAATAAGCAATGGTGATTCAAACCATACCATGTTTTAAGGTCCCATCGGTCGTGACGGTCTGCCTGGACCGAGAGGACTGGCGGGTGCTCCTGGTCCCGTTGGACCTCCTGGTGAAGACGGAGACAAGGGAGAAGCTGGGCCACCTGGAGAAAAGGGCTTTAAAGGTGCTATGGGAGAACAGGTAAGTTCATAATGATGGCGTAGTCTACAAAAGATGCCTTAGGACGTAATTTGATTCTACATTAAAAATCCTCTTTCTTTTAGGGTCCACCGGGATCCCCTGGTATCCAAGGACTGCGAGGCGAAGCGGGACCAATAGGTTTAACCGGTGACAAAGGACCTCAGGGTGAAATAGGACCTCCTGGCTCGCCAGGCGCTGATGGAGTTCGAGGCCCAGCTGGACCCCCAGGTCCCACTGGCCCTCAAGGTCAAAAAGGAGAACATGGGCCAAAAGGAGACATGGGCGATAATGGACCTATGGGTATGTATATGATAACCAAGGTTTTTAGTAGTATCTGCAATACATCGAACAAGTTACAGATATAAAACTTAACGATGTTTGAGTAAAGTATTATCAGTGAGCTCATAAAATTTGTGTTTGTAGGAGCTATGGGGCCAGCTGGTCCAAGTGGACCGCCAGGACGGCGAGGACCCAAAGGTGTTCAAGGTGAGCCCGGACCTCGAGGTGCAGAAGGAGAACAAGGCGATGTAGGAAGCCCTGGAGCGCCAGGCCCTCCGGGAACTCAAGGCCCCGAAGGAAAATtggtaaatacaaaataatatctataaactCTTCAATGGAAATGTTCACAAACACAAAGATTggtgttttttgttaaaatgtggTATCACTTTGTAACGATCTTTATTGTTACTTTTCAGGGTCCCAGAGGTCCAGTTGGGCCGAAGGGCGACGATGGACCGCCAGGTTTGCAAGGCGAAACTGGAGCGAAAGGTCCACCTGGTCCAGAAGGTCCTAAAGGAGATGCGGGGCCTGCAGGCTTTCCTGGTGAACGAGGAGAAACTGGCCCACAAGGCATTAAGGGTGAACCGGGAGCTGACGGTCCTGAAGGAAGCGTTGGACCACCAGGACCTACCGGACCAGTCGGACCTCCTGGCAAACCTGGTGAAACTGGAATGCCTGGCAATCCTGTAAGAAACTAaagattacaaattaaattatttaattaacattacaaTAACGTTAACGtacgtttaaaattttcagggtTCGGAAGGAGCAGCAGGTCTACAAGGTAGCCCTGGTATCACTGGGGATAAAGGTGACGTTGGTCCCAAGGGACCCCCCGGGGAACCGGGAGCTAATGGACCAGCGGGCCCTCCGGGACCGGAGGGACAGCGAGGAATACGAGGCGCACCCGGACCTATAGTTAGTATTTGCACTTTGTACCTACTCTTTAAACTTTGTTGACAATATAACATTcttatcttcaaaataaaaaggcCTTCCTAAACTATTTTAGacagtaaaaaagtaaaagacaTTAATCAGAGAACATTTTCTACTTTTAGGGTGAAGTCGGAGCACCTGGTATAATAGGTCCATCTGGACCCCCTGGAAAACCAGGACCAACTGGTTCTCAAGGTATCAAAGGTGAAAAAGGCAACCAAGGACCTAAAGGACATATCGGAGACACTGGCACTATGGGTTTGAAGGGTGATCAAGGTGAAGTAGGCAAACAAGGTTCTCCGGGGCCTGGAGGACCACCGGGGCCTAAAGGAGACATGGTAATTGTTACTACTTAGAAAATGAACTATCTCTTAATGAAAGGTATTGTGtgttaatatcaaaaatgtcAACTTTACAGGGTCCTAACGGTCCGATAGGGCTAAAAGGTGACACAGGCCCAGCTGGTATCGCTGGACCGGAAGGACAACTTGGCCCCAAAGGGTCTCCTGGACCAGAAGGTAGACCAGGTCTCCCAGGCCCACCTGGTGCTCCTGGTCCGCCTGGACCTCCGGCGCCGGCGCCACAAATACCTCCAGAATTGTTTACATCTTACACACGTCGACGTCGTAGTGCAGACGTGCAATCCATGACAGAATCTGTGACAGAAGATAACTTTGAAGAAGGTACTACCTTGTGACCTACTATAAGCTTTCTCTCAACTACTTAGTAGACAGacaaaaaatttattaaaaaacctataattattttgataaatctGACACTGTACTAATTCGTTGGACCATAAGGGCATTGGTACACAATGCTACGCATATCTACAAAACTTAGTGACTTTAGAAGCCATGAACTTTGTACATTCGTCCCGCCACAGGATTTGTATGGCAACAGCCGGTTAAAGCCTAAAATAATTGAGTATCGGAGACTTGCGTAGCCCTGTAAACGAACGACCTAACTCTAATACACCTATTCTCTTCATCTTTCTTGAATGACATTGTAGTACATTTGCTATTTTTCTTACAGAGGAAGAAATTGAATGGGTGAAAGAAATCATGACGGGTGTGCTTCAAGCACGAGCCACTTTAGAAGCAGCTAAAAGACCACGCGGCTCAAGATCTAACCCAGCCCTTTCATGTCGAGATCTCAGAACTACGCATGTGAATCTGACTGACGGTAACTACCACTTACCTATTGATGCAACTCAGAAGTTAAGAAAAACAGAATCAACAAACCtttgtttatttaggtattGATGTATCATGAGCctgatgttttaaatacatctacgcacaaatatattaattaattaagggAGAGAATTCACTTTTAAGTATACATATAGAATAATACGTAGCATAGGTATACTTCATATTAATCTTTTTTCCAGGATACTATTGGATAGACGCACGAGGTGGTGTGGGCGGCGGGCGACCTATAAGAGTGTACTGCAAAGGGCAGAGCACCTGCGTGTATCCTGATGATAGAGAGCCCGCTGTGTTCACCGCCAGCGCACATAAGTTCTCACAACTTGACGACGGCTATAAGGTAACGTGGTGGTACCTACCATAAGCTTCacatcaataatataatgaaagcTTAAGTAAcagtactttaataaaaatttattccTTTCACTGCCTCTGTGGGTTATGTACTTATGCGTAAATGGTTGTTTACATTTACGCATAAGTACATAACCCACAGAGGATGTTGATAAAAAATTCTCGGTTTCGATTCCGGCTCAGGCAAACTCCTATTGGGCTttcctaattatattataataatcttaataGTAGCCCAAAGTATGGTTACATTCCTGGCATATGGCAGTTGACTCTCCCCTCCCGGACATGAGAGCATTGTAAAATGCTCAATCTTGGTGTATATCGTATGCCTACATAACAAGCATGATGtgtgatgaataaaaaaatattttactctacCTACTTGCGATGCAATACAATCAACTAACATACAATTTTAGCTAACATACGACGGTGAAGGAAATGGCGCCATACAGCTAAGATTCCTCAGGCTGCTGTCAAATGGAGCGAGGCAGAACTTCACATACTCATGTGTCAACACTAAAGTTCTTCAGAGGTAAACTAATTTAGTTCCTTTAAATTAGGcagacattttaatattataacttttaaactttcacattGGATGTGGGGAAAACGGGAATTAACGTCAGGCATTCCGAGGTTAAATGCGTgattgcgttaattcccgtatccatTGTATTATAGACttgataatagatttttttattaaaatcaaaattacaaaattacatattttttcaggTCGGACATACCAGCAGATTTGACCAGGCTGAACCATATAAAACTATTTGGTTACAATTCTGCTGAATTCAGGGAGCCACAAATAGTTCTGGATGAATGCAAGGTACATATTACAAGACAAACACACTTCACTATCTCAATCCACTCACCAACTTTCTATTTACGTTCTGTCTTAACTCTCAACTAGGAATTGACTAGAGAAAGATACATTCCCGATTTAATAGTGAATCTAATTTGAGAAGAGTTTTGGGCTTTTCAATTTGGTCTACCAATAGCTTTTTGCTCTATCTACGATTATTGTCATTGTAATTTAAACTGCCTCTCTgccgcggtcggtagtgtatacgactgatCTTGAAGTCTCGGgctcgattcccgggtcggaccaagtgctattgatcttttgtaattaatattagaatcAATCTTCAATaaacccggagtttggtaaatTGCCCAATATTGGCTGGCCCTCGCTATATcggactaacattattaaccGCGAAATGTGGATTGATTTCGTACACCTACACCTAAGCTTTCTGGTATAACAGAcatgatattgttattatgtatgtttatatgtaatttttaaattacaggAAGGAACAGGCAAAATAGTGTTGGAAATAAAGACATCGCGAACAGAACGTCTACCAATAAGCGACTTCCAGCCTTTATCATTCGCGGATGGCGAGCATGAGTTCTCCTTCGCCCCCGGCCCCGTCTGCTTTACATgacatttcatataaataataccaTATCTGTAAATAAGGACACATTTAACATTATGTACTTAAGTAAGGAccattgtaaatattgtaaatatatgttGTGACGACTTtgttgcttttatttatcttcgtAAAAAGTTTCTACCTCTTTTTTCCTTGAGCAGCTTAGATTGGGTAGCTACATCCTCCAACTGAATATTGATATTAAGGTTTCAATAGCAGCTAAATAAATACAGTGAGAGAACGATGCAATCGGTTAAGACATAATGTAGCAAGATCCAGATAATacttttggaaaataaattctaaataatgTAGGACATCGGAGTAATACTTACTAGAAAAGGTACAAAAAAGTCATAAAACATATTGAcagctatttattattattatcatgttgTGTAATTTATAGTTGTTACCATAAAACGATCGATTTCAATAACCAATCGTCGGCAAGAGATTAGATACAGCAGTACGCAAACTTCTTTACAAGAGTTAATTGTATACCTGTATCCATATAATTTAACTGCAGCTATTGTTTATCGACGATATGTTATAGAAACCTGTCGTTATGCAATAAAAACCTAAGGCGGCGGTTCGTGCCAAGGCAGAGACGAGAGACCGGGACATGTGACCGCGACTGGAGACTGTGACTGTAATTGTAGGTATTTaggtttcttttgtattttttttattaaaaaagacaacttccaaactaagaattgctcttgtgtcgcggggactttcacaaacatacaaacaacgcacacaaagtacaaccagacccgaagcaattatttttggaacgcataaataattattccgtgtgggaatcgaacccggtcGTGGGTATTTCCCGTCGAAATAATAGGGGCGTGGCGACCTAATCCACTCCGCGAGGTAACGTCTCGGTCTGTCTCCCGTCTTTGTCTCCCTTGCAAACAGTTTCATATACATTACCTAAAAGCAATTAACGGTCGCTGTCTCATGTCTTGGTTTCCTGTCTCTATATCAGCGCGAACCGCTTCCTTTAATCACGAGATCTAACTTATATATAAATTACAAGACTAAAATAATAACGAATCAATACAATCTTTGTATAACGTTGTACGTCACATAAGAAGGATATAGGTACAACTGCTTTGAAGCGAATGCAAAATGATCCATATTACTTGTATAACTTACAACGGTCTATTTATTGGATAAAGCTATTGTGGCCTATATTGTACAAGCGTCAACGTATACGACCTCATTGGCGATGAAAcgactaatttaataaaaaaatatgacatgaatattttaattatagaaataactAGCGTCCCGCGCCGAGTTTGCTtaacatacatactattataatgtccatatatttataattttattcgatTCAAATAgtctttttcaaaaaagtaaacGGCTATGTAGACTATCTACTACACATAAACACACACATTTctcgctttttttgtaaattaatagttaagatagtacaaattataattatctaacaacataatataatatttgacatCCGTCCTACGCACACTGCCGCAAATTAAACACGCGGTTAGACATTAAAGTTTGAAATTGGGTCTTGAGTAAAGAAAACAAAGACCCATAGTATTTTAAATCCCTCATCATTGAGTCAATATAAATCATGGAACTATTTACTAAATTAGTAGTTCTCATTACCAATTTTGTCGTACCCTTTGACTCTTCATACAATAATCTTGCGATTATACCCTTAAACAAGATATTACTTCGATGACTTGTATGTATAAGATCTTAACAAGATAGACACCTCTGATACATAGTACACTTCGTATACATAGTAgccatcaaatatttataaaaaactatataactatatgctttaaattataatgtttatctattatatacaggtctacataaaataaacttacatatttaaaacatactattacaaataatattttacttaaataatgaGCTCCATCACAAGTAATCAAAGGCGACAATTCTATAGATAAGAATTACATATTATCTTTGAGAGCTATTCACACAAGTATAAAATAGAGTCACAAACTTCAGTCCTTTACAAATCTATTGTAATTAAGTTACGATTTAATGGAAATTGATGATTCTGAATCATTACCTGTTGGCGAGAATAATCTCTCTAATTGTTCTTCAACATCATCATGTTCCACGTCCATTGTTTCAACAGATTTATTTGATTTCTCACTACAAACTTCACCATTGCTTTTAGTTGAACTTTCGTTACATTCGGTACTTTTCGAACTATCCAAGTTTTCTTTTGCTTGATTTTCTATTACAGGCACTTCATCAGTATTGACTTTTGTTGTAATTGTTTCGTCCGAAGTTGCCGATTTCGGCTGTTCCTGTGTTCGGATATCGGTACTACTTGTGCCTCCGATACAAGTCTCATCAATAGAAATAAGATCGTCTCTCAAATTAACACACGGGGCATCTTGACTATCGCCGTCATCCTCCTCTGATGATGCTAGCAGTATATTCTCTACAGCTTCATTGTATTCATCATTATTTGTATGAGTAGCCTGCACTGAGCCTGCCTTACTAGATTCTGCTGTAATGGCACTTTCATCAACAGGGACAGCTGATTCATTCAATGTATTGTCCTCACTTATCAGCTGCACACTATCTGTATTTGACACTTGCGTATTAATCATGATTTCATCTTCATTTTCTGAATAACTCGaattttctatactaataacATCGCTTAACTCTTTGCTTTGCTCTTTATTGTCGCCAGATTCTAAGGAGTCAGAAATATCTATTGCACTTTCGGAATCAGATGTATCAACAGTGGATGAATGTTCCTCGTTTTCAGAGTgcaatttttgtaataagtgGAGTTCGTCAATATCTGATCGTAGTTCATTGCTGTCGTCACTGAGTATGTATGTTTCTGTCTCATTAGGGATTGTTTTATCATCATTGGGAGATTCATCAACATTCATTTTATTGTCTTCTTCTGTCTTATTCTCCGAGtctttattttctgtattttctttatttacatcTTCAGCTTGTACTTCTTCAGGGGTCTGAGTGATACTTTCA
Above is a window of Anticarsia gemmatalis isolate Benzon Research Colony breed Stoneville strain chromosome 2, ilAntGemm2 primary, whole genome shotgun sequence DNA encoding:
- the LOC142983807 gene encoding uncharacterized protein LOC142983807; the encoded protein is MAPQTKGLFLLLLFCALSGGNGDDKTEFFDVLSVVRDVVDLPDGVTRSPGRCQSPLLAEEQYTGYTLNENATLHQLAAGMFYNTFPEDFSIMAVVRLPGTEQNPLFILYSDAGDEQLQLVVGNLIELYYEDTRGDPSDHELLTYRVDIADGRWHRIAISIKGDSATLLVDCEIQETLPLDRKPGSTFNLAGAIVVGSQVTPDQYYEGEIELLQFSNRPDTAYDMCNSIAPDCPPGVPYDIPALRREPEIQPIIYTEHIETTQHPNLGTLTEEEMRRRYGSFSRNRFFNVNDSDSLWPRPVLTTAAPTWQVAPNSFPVANQFAPSTDSDENSIFGAFTDVNEFIPESPAPALAENNPVEPDQTTPRSKRGDDEVPDAPTTVLTVTETPFTTIGVMTVTEDESDWLTHPPDVGQGNSSSEYDPEKEYYDYGNPGSYFGPRGYPGPPGPQGPRGPKGEPGKHGAEGLQGFPGAPGNVFVIPLHQSGNDKGPDAQSEALRQMFTQHMAAMRGAEGPMGLTGPPGPEGEVGPEGSKGEQGDQGEPGPPGPRGIQGPPGRLGRRGHAGRDGERGSTGAAGPKGEQGYPGLMGIPGDKGERGSPGLQGEPGAPGQDGPPGDDGPSGPPGIPGELGPRGFMGPRGFPGLIGYPGIPGLEGPQGAKGASGQPGVPGPPGQPGSMGSPGSTGPQGPIGAPGIQGPQGKPGISGLPGPEGSPGTPGNPGQQGSPGDVGPQGPQGMLGFPGSRGLKGDEGPRGLPGDKGDKGIRGIEGEKGEMGPKGERGLSGEPGPPGIEGPEGPKGVEGPRGETGPGGPAGEKGATGPQGPQGYPGSQGDKGDKGASGRRGRRGAKGTMGLAGSAGDRGETGPRGYRGPRGRRGSDGPPGPKGDTGQPGPPGSVGERGPQGLEGVRGFPGAMGPPGSDGKPGLPGPPGERGPTGGPGTPGQVGPSGQMGPQGATGEPGPPGPPGASGIPGTPGEVGTPGEVGKEGPPGPPGPEGKPGPVGSAGPPGHNGEPGLPGPAGIPGSKGDMGPPGPAGIRGDKGEQGESGNEGPQGPQGREGPRGGPGPGGQKGEIGEPGPVGPIGRDGLPGPRGLAGAPGPVGPPGEDGDKGEAGPPGEKGFKGAMGEQGPPGSPGIQGLRGEAGPIGLTGDKGPQGEIGPPGSPGADGVRGPAGPPGPTGPQGQKGEHGPKGDMGDNGPMGAMGPAGPSGPPGRRGPKGVQGEPGPRGAEGEQGDVGSPGAPGPPGTQGPEGKLGPRGPVGPKGDDGPPGLQGETGAKGPPGPEGPKGDAGPAGFPGERGETGPQGIKGEPGADGPEGSVGPPGPTGPVGPPGKPGETGMPGNPGSEGAAGLQGSPGITGDKGDVGPKGPPGEPGANGPAGPPGPEGQRGIRGAPGPIGEVGAPGIIGPSGPPGKPGPTGSQGIKGEKGNQGPKGHIGDTGTMGLKGDQGEVGKQGSPGPGGPPGPKGDMGPNGPIGLKGDTGPAGIAGPEGQLGPKGSPGPEGRPGLPGPPGAPGPPGPPAPAPQIPPELFTSYTRRRRSADVQSMTESVTEDNFEEEEEIEWVKEIMTGVLQARATLEAAKRPRGSRSNPALSCRDLRTTHVNLTDGYYWIDARGGVGGGRPIRVYCKGQSTCVYPDDREPAVFTASAHKFSQLDDGYKLTYDGEGNGAIQLRFLRLLSNGARQNFTYSCVNTKVLQRSDIPADLTRLNHIKLFGYNSAEFREPQIVLDECKEGTGKIVLEIKTSRTERLPISDFQPLSFADGEHEFSFAPGPVCFT